Proteins encoded together in one Vibrio lentus window:
- the choW gene encoding choline ABC transporter permease subunit encodes MNFITENKIPVGQWMEAGVDWLTINAAGFFDAISIFLETVIMFLVDVFKWMPPALPIVMTAAIAWYLHRKPSLVIFVVAALLTILNLGYWQEMLETFVLVFAATTISVLIGVPVGIMAAHRPWLYTVLRPILDLMQTVPTFVYLIPTLVLFGLGIVPGLISTIIFAIAAPIRLTYLGVTKVPEELIEAGKAFGASRMKLLMKVELPAALPSIMAGVTQCIMLSLSMVVIAALVGADGLGKPVVRALNTVNISQGFEAGLAIVLVAIILDRLCKTPNQKEA; translated from the coding sequence GTGAATTTTATTACGGAAAACAAAATCCCTGTTGGTCAATGGATGGAAGCGGGTGTTGATTGGCTAACAATCAATGCAGCAGGTTTCTTTGACGCTATTTCGATTTTTCTAGAAACCGTCATTATGTTTTTAGTCGATGTATTTAAGTGGATGCCACCGGCTTTACCAATCGTGATGACTGCGGCGATTGCATGGTATTTACACCGTAAACCCTCGCTTGTGATTTTCGTGGTTGCAGCTTTGCTGACTATTTTAAACCTTGGCTACTGGCAAGAAATGCTGGAAACCTTTGTCCTCGTGTTTGCAGCGACAACGATTTCCGTATTAATTGGCGTTCCAGTTGGCATTATGGCCGCGCATCGCCCTTGGTTGTATACGGTGCTTAGACCCATTCTTGATTTAATGCAGACGGTTCCAACGTTTGTGTATCTGATTCCGACTTTGGTTTTATTCGGCTTGGGCATCGTTCCTGGCTTAATCTCGACCATCATCTTTGCTATTGCCGCGCCAATTCGTTTGACCTACTTAGGCGTCACCAAAGTGCCTGAAGAGTTGATTGAAGCGGGTAAAGCGTTTGGTGCAAGCCGCATGAAATTGCTGATGAAAGTGGAATTACCTGCTGCCTTACCAAGCATTATGGCGGGTGTAACTCAATGTATTATGTTGTCGCTTTCGATGGTGGTTATCGCCGCTCTTGTCGGTGCTGACGGGCTTGGTAAACCTGTTGTTCGCGCATTGAACACAGTGAACATCTCACAAGGTTTTGAAGCCGGGTTGGCGATTGTATTAGTCGCTATCATTCTTGATCGCTTGTGCAAAACACCAAACCAGAAGGAAGCTTAA
- the betB gene encoding betaine-aldehyde dehydrogenase, with protein MEMNSLYIDGKAVDATSGETFVSINPANGEPIATLGQASSADVENAIESAKRGFAVWSAMTAVERSRILLKAVEILRARNNDLANLEVVDTGKPLQEAIEVDVASGADVIEYFAGLAPTLQGDQQSLSESQFFYTRREPLGICAGIGAWNYPIQIAMWKSAPALAAGNAMIFKPSEETPLTALKLAEIFTEAGLPDGVFNVVQGDYRVGQMLTAHPDIAKVSFTGETGTGKAVMSDSAKTLKSVTMELGGKSPMIIFDDAKLDDAVSASMVANFYTQGEVCTNGTRVYVHENIYDAFIDQLKTRTEKLIIGNPMDMETQIGALISKEHLSKVLEAIELAKQSGATLLTGGYQVTDNGLANGNFVIPTVFTDCHDDMPHVQQEIFGPVMSVLKFTDEDDVIRRANDTQYGLAAGVFTQNLSRAHRVIHQMQAGICWVNTWGDSPAEMPVGGYKLSGVGRENGPETLLHYTQTKSILIELGDYASPYA; from the coding sequence ATGGAAATGAACTCGTTATACATCGATGGTAAAGCGGTTGACGCTACCTCAGGCGAAACTTTCGTCAGCATTAACCCTGCAAACGGTGAACCTATCGCAACGCTTGGCCAAGCTTCTTCAGCTGACGTTGAAAATGCGATTGAATCGGCGAAGCGCGGATTTGCGGTATGGTCAGCAATGACAGCCGTAGAACGCAGCCGCATTCTTTTAAAGGCGGTAGAGATACTTAGAGCTCGAAATAATGACCTTGCGAACCTTGAGGTTGTCGATACGGGCAAGCCGTTACAAGAAGCGATCGAAGTCGATGTGGCTTCTGGCGCCGACGTTATTGAGTATTTCGCAGGGCTAGCACCTACGCTGCAAGGCGATCAACAATCTCTTAGTGAATCTCAATTTTTCTACACACGCCGTGAACCGCTAGGTATCTGTGCGGGCATTGGCGCGTGGAATTACCCTATCCAAATCGCAATGTGGAAATCGGCTCCGGCACTCGCTGCGGGTAACGCGATGATTTTCAAGCCTTCAGAAGAAACGCCGCTAACAGCACTGAAACTTGCTGAGATCTTTACTGAAGCTGGTCTTCCTGATGGCGTGTTTAACGTAGTTCAGGGCGATTACCGTGTCGGCCAAATGCTAACGGCTCACCCCGACATCGCTAAAGTGTCGTTCACAGGCGAAACGGGTACGGGCAAAGCGGTAATGTCAGACAGTGCTAAAACACTCAAGTCTGTAACGATGGAGCTCGGTGGTAAATCACCAATGATCATCTTTGATGATGCGAAATTAGACGACGCGGTATCGGCTTCAATGGTCGCTAATTTCTACACCCAAGGCGAAGTGTGTACTAACGGTACTCGTGTTTATGTACACGAAAACATCTACGACGCATTTATCGACCAACTTAAAACACGTACTGAGAAGCTCATCATTGGTAACCCGATGGATATGGAGACTCAGATCGGCGCGTTGATTTCTAAAGAACACCTTTCAAAAGTCCTTGAAGCAATTGAGCTGGCTAAACAGTCGGGTGCAACTCTGCTGACTGGCGGCTATCAAGTGACGGACAACGGCTTAGCAAACGGCAACTTTGTTATTCCTACGGTATTCACAGATTGCCATGACGACATGCCTCACGTTCAACAAGAGATCTTCGGCCCTGTAATGTCAGTGTTGAAGTTTACGGACGAAGACGATGTGATTCGTCGTGCTAACGATACTCAATACGGCCTCGCTGCTGGTGTGTTCACACAAAACCTTTCTCGCGCTCACCGTGTCATTCATCAAATGCAGGCGGGTATTTGTTGGGTTAATACATGGGGTGACTCACCTGCAGAAATGCCTGTTGGTGGCTACAAACTTTCAGGGGTTGGCCGCGAAAACGGGCCAGAGACTCTACTCCACTATACGCAGACTAAGAGCATTCTTATTGAACTTGGCGACTACGCCAGCCCTTATGCCTAA
- the betI gene encoding transcriptional regulator BetI, whose translation MPKVGMPDIRKPQLVQATMTVIDRVGLHAASIALISKEAGVSTGIINHYFGGKHGLLEETMREILRQLSNTVTTELKALPADAHQQRINAIINGNFEGYQAENKVSKTWLAFWSYSMHDAQLKRLQRVNEKRLISHLLIELKSIFQPDQAELIAHGIASLIDGIWLRGTLNPEGINADKARAIINDYLDKQLTFYSCQRD comes from the coding sequence ATGCCCAAGGTAGGGATGCCTGATATACGTAAACCACAACTCGTCCAAGCTACGATGACCGTGATTGATCGAGTGGGTTTACATGCTGCGAGTATTGCGCTGATCAGCAAAGAGGCGGGTGTGTCGACAGGGATCATTAATCACTATTTTGGTGGGAAACATGGCCTGCTCGAAGAGACCATGCGAGAAATACTGCGTCAACTTTCGAATACCGTAACAACAGAATTAAAAGCGCTCCCTGCTGATGCTCACCAGCAAAGGATCAACGCTATCATCAACGGTAATTTCGAAGGCTATCAAGCGGAAAATAAAGTGTCGAAAACATGGCTCGCATTCTGGTCTTATTCGATGCATGACGCTCAACTCAAGCGTCTTCAGCGCGTGAATGAAAAGCGTTTGATTTCTCACTTACTTATTGAATTAAAATCGATTTTTCAACCTGATCAAGCGGAATTGATCGCACACGGAATTGCATCATTAATTGATGGCATCTGGCTGAGAGGGACGCTCAATCCTGAAGGCATTAATGCCGATAAAGCTCGTGCAATCATCAATGACTACTTAGACAAGCAGCTTACGTTTTACTCGTGTCAGCGCGATTAA
- a CDS encoding LruC domain-containing protein, translating to MRNWNSIILPSCLMPCVALALTTADLTFESGADASNYSAKGKPNNTYSIAESLPQDVLTNVYSMLPEGTAVNSAFISPERYSSIDIDDELNGAEYATAKITFLNEGAGYRNTLGYFVFDTNNPPTTKDDINAHVIVFPNTSVASVGEMEEGDTIDLSVQLTAGQTLAFFIISNGWGWEGSYNNIPWLGGWGVPFYSYPSINPEATAENRRHNVAFLDTENEFLVLGFEDIYRPTGDNDFNDLIFTVEVTPFTAVDGVNEDGTTDSKYEVLVQENNDDVTVTSVYPSSNSYATIAFEDNWPLKGDYDFNDVVWRYKVTEQLNGQRALENLTIDYTLQAMGAGYSNGYAVKLPNVLPANVASTTLTRNGVAVAHTILKEGDSETILMVSEDLRVDLDNLGELSESCVFYRTQSACSDQQNADVLNYQLYVEFTTPVSRDDIGYPPYDSFIFAADGIYHGDFVGTPPGMTWQTHLKAFSGTSDMNNTLFNSHDDSSSGSESFKTSNNMPWVINIRDEWDHPVELVDISEAYTLFPTWVTSNGETDREWYKASITNKVISATDE from the coding sequence CTTCCTCAAGATGTTTTAACCAATGTCTATTCGATGTTGCCAGAAGGCACTGCCGTGAACAGTGCTTTTATTTCACCGGAGCGTTATTCGAGTATTGATATTGACGATGAGCTCAACGGCGCAGAGTACGCAACCGCCAAAATAACATTTCTCAACGAAGGAGCAGGTTATCGCAACACTCTTGGTTACTTCGTTTTTGATACCAATAACCCTCCAACGACCAAAGACGATATCAATGCGCACGTTATTGTGTTCCCCAATACATCAGTCGCTAGTGTTGGTGAGATGGAAGAGGGGGATACCATAGATCTCAGTGTTCAACTCACTGCTGGCCAAACACTGGCCTTTTTTATCATTTCTAATGGTTGGGGTTGGGAGGGGTCTTACAACAACATCCCGTGGCTTGGTGGTTGGGGAGTTCCCTTCTACAGCTATCCTTCGATTAACCCAGAGGCAACCGCTGAAAACAGAAGACACAATGTCGCTTTCCTTGATACAGAAAATGAATTCTTGGTACTGGGCTTTGAGGATATCTATCGACCAACTGGGGACAACGACTTTAATGATCTGATTTTCACGGTCGAAGTGACGCCATTTACCGCCGTTGATGGGGTTAATGAAGATGGCACGACAGATTCCAAATACGAAGTGCTTGTTCAAGAGAATAATGATGACGTGACAGTAACGTCGGTTTATCCAAGTTCGAACAGCTATGCAACGATCGCATTTGAAGATAACTGGCCCTTAAAAGGGGATTACGACTTTAATGATGTGGTGTGGCGCTACAAAGTGACAGAACAACTCAACGGACAACGAGCGCTAGAAAACCTGACGATAGACTATACACTCCAAGCCATGGGAGCAGGCTACTCTAATGGCTATGCCGTTAAGCTACCGAACGTCCTGCCTGCCAATGTGGCATCTACAACCCTGACTCGAAATGGTGTGGCGGTTGCTCATACTATTCTCAAGGAAGGGGACAGTGAGACGATTCTGATGGTATCTGAGGATCTAAGGGTCGACCTCGATAACCTAGGAGAACTTTCGGAAAGTTGCGTTTTCTACCGAACCCAAAGTGCGTGTTCTGATCAGCAAAATGCTGATGTTCTCAACTATCAGCTGTATGTGGAGTTTACGACTCCTGTGTCTCGTGATGACATCGGTTATCCGCCTTATGATTCATTCATTTTTGCCGCTGACGGAATTTATCACGGTGATTTTGTTGGAACGCCACCGGGCATGACTTGGCAAACACACCTTAAAGCATTTTCTGGTACCAGTGACATGAACAACACCTTGTTCAACAGCCACGATGATAGCTCTTCAGGTTCTGAGTCCTTCAAAACCAGCAACAACATGCCATGGGTGATTAATATTCGTGATGAGTGGGATCACCCAGTGGAATTGGTTGATATCAGTGAAGCTTACACATTGTTTCCAACCTGGGTAACCAGTAACGGCGAAACAGACAGAGAATGGTACAAGGCATCAATCACCAATAAAGTTATTTCAGCGACCGATGAATAG
- the choV gene encoding choline ABC transporter ATP-binding protein, producing MSNSQEKKTMDAITIKNLDVVFGDKPKQALELLDQGKTRQEIIDETGQVVGVDNVSLTVEEGEICVLMGLSGSGKSSLLRAVNGLNEISRGSLAIKDGDKLVDLGEQCDEATLRHLRTHRVSMVFQKFALMPWLNVLDNVAFGLEMQGVAKDVRRAKAREQLEMVGLAEWETKYPHELSGGMQQRVGLARAFAMDTDILLMDEPFSALDPLIRAQLQDELILLQNKLNKTILFVSHDLDEALKIGNNIAIMESGKLIQHGKPEEIVLTPKTEYVKDFVAHTNPLNVLKGRSLMQPLDSLKQEDESWKICDSKDLWIEQSEGTLSVKGESTLALVEWNESDDLTAISASSVVVASPEIGMRDAIKLKQLSNHPILLVEDNKLVGILDNSEFYNALTGNFQMNTAA from the coding sequence ATGTCTAACTCTCAGGAAAAAAAGACAATGGACGCGATTACCATTAAGAACCTCGATGTTGTGTTTGGTGATAAGCCGAAGCAAGCGCTTGAGCTGCTCGACCAAGGTAAAACTCGCCAAGAGATCATTGATGAGACTGGCCAAGTGGTTGGCGTAGATAATGTGTCGCTGACCGTTGAAGAAGGCGAGATTTGTGTGCTGATGGGTTTGTCTGGTTCTGGTAAATCATCTTTGCTTCGCGCAGTTAATGGCTTGAATGAGATCAGCCGTGGCTCATTGGCGATCAAAGATGGAGACAAGCTGGTTGATTTAGGTGAACAGTGCGACGAAGCGACCTTGCGTCACCTTCGTACTCACCGCGTTTCGATGGTGTTCCAAAAATTTGCCCTAATGCCTTGGTTAAACGTATTAGATAACGTGGCGTTTGGTCTAGAAATGCAAGGCGTAGCCAAAGATGTTCGTCGTGCTAAAGCGCGTGAACAGCTTGAAATGGTGGGTTTGGCAGAGTGGGAAACCAAGTATCCGCATGAGCTTTCTGGCGGTATGCAGCAACGTGTTGGCCTAGCGCGTGCCTTTGCGATGGATACCGACATTCTTCTTATGGATGAACCGTTTTCAGCGCTGGATCCGCTGATTCGTGCGCAGTTGCAAGATGAGCTAATTCTATTGCAAAACAAGCTTAACAAAACGATTCTGTTCGTGAGTCATGATTTAGACGAAGCGCTGAAGATTGGTAATAACATTGCGATCATGGAGTCAGGCAAGTTGATTCAACATGGTAAGCCTGAAGAGATCGTACTCACACCAAAAACGGAATATGTGAAAGATTTTGTCGCACACACTAACCCGTTGAACGTATTGAAAGGTCGTTCGTTGATGCAGCCTTTGGATTCTTTGAAACAAGAAGATGAAAGTTGGAAGATCTGTGACTCTAAAGACTTATGGATTGAGCAGAGTGAAGGTACTTTATCTGTAAAAGGTGAATCGACTTTAGCGCTTGTTGAGTGGAACGAATCCGACGATTTAACGGCAATCAGCGCGTCGAGTGTTGTAGTGGCAAGTCCAGAGATTGGCATGCGCGATGCGATTAAACTGAAACAGCTAAGTAATCACCCGATTTTGCTGGTGGAAGACAATAAACTGGTCGGTATTTTGGATAACAGTGAATTTTATAATGCGCTTACTGGTAACTTTCAGATGAATACCGCTGCGTAA
- the betA gene encoding choline dehydrogenase gives MEQRYDYIIVGAGSAGCVLADRLTESGEHSVLLLEAGGTDKSIFIQMPTALSYPMNTEKYAWQFETQQEPGLDGRELHCPRGKVLGGSSSINGMVYVRGHACDFDQWEEEGAAGWNYQACLPYFRRAESWNKGGDEYRGDNGPVGTCNGNDMALNPLYQAFIDAGKDAGYPETQDYNGYQQEGFGTMHMTVDKGVRASTSNAYLRRALKRSNLTLKKGIVARRFLLEALVVKDQSSEGQSGLKAVGVEFEKSGNTQVAVANKEVISSAGSIGSVQLLQLSGIGPKAVLEKAGVELKHELSGVGENLQDHLEVYFQYHCNEPITLNSKLGLVSKGMIGAEWILTRKGLGATNHFESCAFIRSRKGLKWPNIQYHFLPAAMRYDGQAAFDGHGFQVHVGPNKPESRGTVAITSADPHAKPEIIFNYISTEQDRQDWRDCIRLTREILSQPAMDVYRGEEIQPGLSVTSDEAIDEWVKQNVESAYHPSCGCKMGADDDPMAVLDEECRVRGIDSLRVVDSSVFPVIPNGNLNAPTIMVAERASDLILGKPVLKEQNVPVWIAPEWEETQRINKPVREA, from the coding sequence ATGGAACAACGCTACGATTATATTATCGTCGGCGCGGGTTCGGCCGGCTGTGTGTTAGCGGATAGGCTAACGGAAAGCGGTGAACATAGCGTTTTATTATTGGAAGCGGGTGGTACGGATAAGAGTATTTTTATCCAAATGCCGACTGCGCTTTCTTACCCGATGAATACTGAAAAGTACGCTTGGCAATTTGAGACCCAACAAGAACCGGGCCTTGATGGACGTGAACTGCATTGTCCACGCGGCAAGGTGTTGGGTGGCAGCTCATCGATCAACGGCATGGTTTACGTTCGTGGCCACGCTTGTGACTTTGACCAATGGGAAGAAGAGGGCGCAGCCGGTTGGAATTACCAAGCTTGCTTGCCTTACTTCCGCCGTGCTGAATCATGGAATAAAGGTGGTGACGAATATCGTGGCGACAATGGCCCAGTCGGCACTTGTAACGGCAACGATATGGCGCTTAACCCCCTTTACCAAGCATTCATTGATGCAGGTAAAGACGCCGGTTACCCAGAAACACAAGATTACAACGGCTACCAGCAAGAAGGCTTCGGCACCATGCACATGACTGTAGACAAGGGTGTTAGAGCCTCAACCTCTAACGCTTATCTACGTCGTGCATTGAAGCGTTCAAACCTCACCTTGAAAAAAGGCATCGTGGCGCGTCGTTTCTTACTTGAAGCTCTCGTTGTAAAAGACCAGTCATCAGAAGGCCAATCAGGCTTGAAAGCGGTTGGTGTTGAGTTTGAAAAGTCAGGTAATACTCAAGTTGCCGTGGCGAACAAAGAAGTGATCTCTTCTGCGGGTTCTATTGGCTCGGTTCAACTGCTGCAACTTTCTGGTATCGGCCCGAAAGCGGTGCTTGAAAAGGCGGGTGTTGAGCTTAAACACGAACTGAGCGGTGTCGGTGAAAACCTACAAGACCATCTAGAAGTGTACTTCCAATATCACTGCAACGAACCCATCACGCTCAACAGCAAGCTTGGTTTAGTCAGCAAGGGCATGATTGGCGCAGAGTGGATTTTGACTCGCAAAGGTTTGGGGGCCACTAACCACTTTGAATCGTGCGCGTTCATTCGCTCTCGCAAAGGATTGAAGTGGCCGAATATTCAATATCACTTTCTGCCAGCAGCGATGCGTTACGACGGACAAGCGGCCTTTGATGGTCACGGTTTCCAAGTTCATGTTGGGCCTAACAAGCCAGAAAGTCGCGGTACGGTAGCGATCACTTCGGCTGACCCACATGCCAAGCCAGAGATCATTTTCAACTACATCTCAACCGAACAAGATCGCCAAGATTGGCGCGATTGTATTCGCTTAACCCGTGAGATTTTGTCGCAACCTGCGATGGATGTTTACCGTGGCGAAGAGATTCAGCCAGGTCTGAGCGTAACTTCAGATGAAGCGATCGACGAATGGGTTAAGCAGAACGTTGAAAGTGCTTATCACCCTTCTTGTGGCTGCAAAATGGGCGCTGATGATGACCCAATGGCAGTGCTTGATGAAGAGTGTCGTGTTCGCGGTATTGATAGCCTACGTGTTGTCGACTCGTCTGTTTTCCCTGTTATTCCAAACGGTAATTTGAACGCACCGACCATTATGGTTGCTGAGCGTGCTTCCGATTTGATTTTAGGTAAGCCCGTTCTAAAAGAGCAAAACGTTCCGGTATGGATAGCACCGGAATGGGAAGAAACCCAAAGAATCAATAAGCCAGTAAGAGAAGCGTAA
- a CDS encoding choline ABC transporter substrate-binding protein, with the protein MTTLNIQNVTTKTLTALAISSFAFGANASVEPQQCENVRFADVGWTDITATTAVTSELLKGLGYKTKTDLLSVPVTYSSMANGDIDVFLGNWMPTMEGDIAKYREAGTVETVRANLEGAKYTLAVPKYVYDSGVKSFADLAKHADKFKDRIYGIEPGNDGNRLIQSMIDADAFGLKDFSLVESSEAGMVSQVSRAARRSQWIVYLGWAPHPMNSNVEMEYLSGGDDFFGPNYGGANVYTNVRSNYLSECANVGQLLQNLEFTLEMENQLMEEILNQKVKPEKAAQQWLNNNPQQVEAWLDNVKTHKGESATQAVTEYLKQVKA; encoded by the coding sequence ATGACGACTCTAAATATTCAGAACGTGACGACAAAAACGTTAACAGCACTCGCGATCAGCTCGTTTGCATTTGGTGCTAACGCTTCTGTTGAACCACAACAATGTGAAAACGTACGCTTCGCTGATGTTGGTTGGACAGACATTACCGCAACAACGGCTGTCACTTCTGAGCTACTTAAAGGCCTAGGCTACAAAACCAAAACTGACCTACTTTCAGTACCGGTTACTTACTCTTCAATGGCGAACGGCGATATTGATGTATTCCTAGGTAACTGGATGCCAACTATGGAAGGCGACATCGCTAAGTACCGCGAAGCGGGAACGGTTGAGACAGTGCGTGCCAACCTTGAAGGCGCAAAATACACGCTTGCTGTTCCTAAATACGTGTATGACTCTGGCGTGAAAAGCTTCGCCGACCTAGCAAAACATGCCGACAAATTTAAAGATCGCATCTACGGTATTGAACCGGGTAACGATGGTAACCGCTTAATCCAATCAATGATTGATGCTGACGCGTTTGGCTTAAAAGATTTCAGCCTAGTGGAATCAAGTGAAGCGGGCATGGTATCGCAAGTATCTCGCGCTGCTCGTCGTAGCCAGTGGATCGTTTATCTTGGTTGGGCACCGCACCCAATGAACAGCAATGTTGAGATGGAATACCTTTCAGGTGGTGACGACTTCTTTGGCCCGAACTACGGCGGAGCAAATGTTTACACCAATGTTCGTTCAAACTACCTGTCTGAATGTGCAAACGTCGGTCAACTTCTACAAAACCTAGAGTTCACTCTAGAGATGGAAAACCAGTTGATGGAAGAGATTCTTAACCAAAAAGTGAAGCCAGAAAAAGCGGCTCAACAATGGTTGAACAATAACCCTCAACAAGTTGAAGCTTGGTTAGACAACGTAAAAACGCATAAAGGTGAATCAGCGACTCAAGCGGTTACTGAATACCTAAAACAAGTTAAAGCTTAG